The Myroides fluvii region TTGGAATAAGTTTAGCTATTTCCATTATTTCTTCTTCAGCTCCTTTTAATGAATAGTTACTTCCTCGAACTGCTTGAATATTAGCTCTAACTTTTCCTTCATATTCTGGAGCGAATAAGACAACTTGTTTAGTTGAAGTAGATGTTTTAAATTCCTTTTGTTTGTTTAAAAAAAAGAAATTGGGAGCATACGAAATCGTATGCTCTTCAATAAGGTATTTATTGTTGTGCACTAAAACTTCAAAAGGTAAATAGTGCAAAATATCATCAGCAATAATAACGGTTAAAGGAGAATTCTCAAAACCAGCAGGAAACAGCCTATTAAACAGATGATTACCTTGTTTTTTAATCACGTCAATAGGCGTACTTACATTAGTAAGTGAATATAAGTATGTCTCTATATCGAGCTTCAAATCTGCATAATTTTCAATAGGCTGATAGGTCACCTTCCCTTTATCTAATTCAATCTTGACTAACTTATCTCCACTAACTTTAAATTTTACAATTTTTTTATTGACTAATTCTTCTACCTGAATTTCGGGAATACTAAAAGCTATTCCTTGTTTATATGAAGCAAGTAAATGGCTCGTTTGATCACGGAGTTCTTTCTCTTTTTCAAAAATATTTTGGGCTATATGTTGACTCTTTGATTTTAAGTATTCTTTTTTCAAATATGTTAGATAAGCTCGTGTTTCTTGTTCTTGTTCCACTAAATCATACAACTGTTGATTACCAGTCATTCTCCTTTTTAGAAGAAACGTATTGATCAGATCTTGCGATGTTACAACCTCCATAAAGGTAAGGAGTTGGTTGTTTTTTTGATTTGAAAATGTTCCATTTGAAGCAAACGTCAATAATCCACTGACAATTTGATCAAAAGTTTGTTGAAGCTTGTCATTCAAAGGAGTAGTTCCTAGATTACTTTGAAACTCCACTAATGCAAGCCAATATAACTTTTCTTTCAAGAAAAGTAAATCCTCATTTGTCGAGGGCAGAGATTCTGCTAAACTGCAATAACGGGATGCATTTTGTATGTTATACCCTGGTTGATAGTTGATCACTTCGTCTGAAAGAAGATGAAAGGCCACTGGCGTGTTTTCATTGATTAACTTATTTATTTCCTGCATAGCTTCTGTTGTACGCTTCAATTCAAGTAGAGCTTTTGCCTTACTGAAAGACAAATTTTGTTTGACCAAACTTGTATTGGTTGGGTTCTTTTCTAAAACAGTTACTAATTGTAGTACTTTTGAATAAGCTTTCTTTTGTAGAAAAAAAACAGCTATTTTACCATTTAGTTCACTGTGTTGATCAACCTCTCCATATTGCTTATTAATTTTTAGCGCTTTCTTAAAGTATTCCAAGGCTTTTTCTGATTCCTTTCTAGCATAGAATTCCCCTGCTAATTGCAAAGCATAGGTATAGGTATCATACTCATAGGAACGTAACTTTTCTGTTTGAACAAGCGATTCGATCTCTGACAATACCTTCACCAACATCGATTCGTTATTCTCAGCAGAATAAAGCCAAATCATGTTAGTATAATACGCTAATTCTTGGGAAACACCGATAGGGCTTTGTCTTAAACGTTGAATTGAGTCTTTATTATTTCGGTACAGCTCAATGCCTTTTGTAAGATAACCCTCTGCTTTTTTATAGTTTCCAATATTAGTTTCAGCAATTCCTAAATCCATATAAATATTAATTAGATAATAAATAGAAGATTCTGTTGTTGATTCTGATACGGTCCGAGCTAATTCTAAATATTTCAAACTTTTCGATCGCATGTACAGAAAACGATCACTATAAAGTACAGATAAATCTCGATATGCTATGGCTAGCATGGTGTTATCTTTTCGTTTTTGAGCGAGGTCAATCAATTCATTAAAATAGGTTAGAGATTCCTGAAACGCTCCAAGATTTGTGGTTACTAGGGCCAAAGAGTGATACGATTTAAGCAAAAGTATTGAATCTACTTCCTTACTCATTTTATTATATATCACTTGTTGTTTTATGTGCTCATAGGCTTGTTGTTTACTTCTCAAAAAATTATAAGAAATCATTCCTAATCGCCTATGCATATGGGATATTTTTTCAGGGTTAATCTCAGATTTATCACCTAAATGCCCCCTTAACTCCATGAGTACCTCCACACTTTCCAACATCTCATCATACCCTTCTTTATATGCTTTTGATGTAGCTATTAGGTATTCCGCTTGCGTAAATCTTAACTGTGCACTTAAACTTTTACGAATGTATTTATTTTCCTTCTCAGCTAGTTCAATCGCTTTTTCTCTATAATCTATAGCCCTTTTAAAATGCTGATTCAAATCGAGTGAATCAGCTTTTTTTGTATGTCCTTGCCAGGATGTCTGAGCTGGAACAAAAATGGAATAAAAGATTACACAAAAAACAATTATTTTTTTCATACTTGTTTATTTAACAATTCTAGAAGTGAAGTATAATCTACTCTAAAAAAGGTTTAATAATCGTAGGTTTTACCCTTACACTTTTTACTTTATTTTTTTATTTGCTTTAGTAATACTTGAGCTTCTTTCGCTTTACTTGATTGCAATTCAATAGTTTTAGTTAAATAATATTGTGCGCGCGCTATATTTTGTAACTTAAGATGAGCTAAGGCCAGATACCAATTTATTTGTCCTTCATAATTGCCCTTATTCTGCCAACTTGTTGTTTCAAGTACCTCAATGGCTTTCTCAATTTGATTATCTGCCAATAAACTCATCGCATAGTAAAAACAACTAACTTCTGTGTTATCTTCCTGACATAGAGAGTAAAACAGTTCAGTAGCTACATGATAATCTCGACTGTCATAAGCATTAAATGCTTGATCGATTTTCCTTACTGTAGTTTCTGTATAGCGTACAGTAGGAGCCACAACATTAGGATACACTTCAAAATATGTTTTATACGTTTTATCATAATTTTCTGGGGTATTAATCCAGTAAGCTATGCCTAATCCGACAACTAAAACAGCTGCAATTCGAAACCATACTCCCTTTTTATTGTGAATACTTTTCTGTTGATCCAACTGTTTCAAGCGTTCTTTTAACTTATTACGTTGATCTTTCTTGATAGCTTGAGCAAGCGACAATTGAAAAACAACCTCTTCTTTTATCTTTTGATCTTCCTCCACTTGTCTTTTTAACAAGGCCTTTTCTTCGGCAGTTACTTTGTTTTGAACGAACTTGTCGATTAAATCTCCTATATTCATTTTGTTTTAAATACTAATGCTTTAAGTTGCTTGATACAACGTGATTTTTGACTTTTTACTACATCGCTAGATGCATAATTCAATTTTTGTTTGATTTGTTCCATAGATAAATTTTCATAATAAAACAACGTAAGTACTTCTTGACACCTATGCCCTAGTAATTGATAACTACTTAGCACTTGTGCTAGCTGTTCTTCTTCTATTGCCCATTCTTCTTCTTTTTCTTGTTTTAATAAAAACTCATAATCAACAAAATCTTCCGTAACTATTTTTACGTTTAAACGATTGTATATTTTATATTTTCCAATAGCAAACAAATACGTCTTAATAGAACTACTAAAGACTTTCAGGTCTCCCGCAAGGATATTTTCATACATTGCGATAATACTGTCTTGATAGATATCAGCCGTATCTTGTTCACTTATAGCAAAACGCCCAGCGAATAGCGTAAATTCCTTTTTGTACAGCATATACACTTCTTCTATTGCTTTTTGTTCGCCAGCTTGTATTTGCTTGATTACTCTTTTTTCTCTACTCATTACTATGCTCCTTACTCCTGTAAGTATTTACACGACCCAATTTATTTCTCCTTTCAGAACACCCCCCCCCTCTATCCTTCAAACAAACATAGACTTTTACACCAACTTAAGACGTCTTATAGTAAATAAAATGTATTTTTTATGTTAAAATAAATAAATCTAAATAACTTCTTTTACTAAGAAAGAAGGATGTAAAAAAGGGAAGTTCCTCTGATTTCCTTGCATAAGTCTTTCTTTTTTTACTTATCCATTAGTTTGATTTGGTATTATGCCTTGCAAATGTACTCCGCCCATCTACCCCATACTGCGCAAAACCTCCCTGCAGTTGAATTAAACTACAAGGAGGTAACATTTATGAGAAAAATTAAGGGTTAAATGAGAATAAGCTCCAAGACTGTTTACTGTTTTTCAACAACAAACAAAGCATTAGCATAAGTACTATATTCTCCCGAAGACAAATTAAATGCTTGATTATTTTTCCAGTACTTAGCCACATAGTTTGATCCCTTTCCATCGTTTTCATATCCTATAATATGCGTGGTATCTTGATGTAAAACAATATCATTGGCCCTAGACTCTTGTTTACCTTCTCCTAAAGGCAAGAATTCCTTTACTCCATTCTTCCAATAGGTAGCTACATAATGACGTCCATTACTTACCTGCCCAACCAAATGTGCAATTCCATTATCTATAACCACAGCATTCGCATAAGAAGATGACTCACCACCATCAAGATAGTGCAGGATGTGATCCTTCCAATAGACTGCCTTACCATCAAAATGTCCGGCCACATAAACGCTTCCAGCATCCAGGAACATGGCACGAGCATTAGCACTCTTTTTTCCATCCGATAGATGAACAGCAACGCCATTTTTCCAATACTTAGCTGTTTCAGGTCCGTTATCGTTCTTTTGAGTAGCTCCAGCTACATAAACATCACCCTGCTCAACAGTAATCGACACGGCACCTCCGTAATTACCCGAAGTGTTTAAGCTTATCTCTGTACCGTTTTTCCAGTATTTGGTTGTAACTTCCACACCGTCATATGACGTTCCTGCTACATATACATCCTCACCATCGACAAATATTCCACTCGCTATATTGTATTGACTTCCATCTGTTAATTCATAACGAACGCCATTTTTCCAATACAAAGCAGTAGGATTATCATTGGGGTTATAACTATCCATTTCATAACCTGCGATATATACATTTCCTTGATTGACAAAAATGTCCGTAGCAAAAGCGTGTCTTGTACCATCCGTGAGTACATGTAGTTTTTTATTTTTCCAGTAGACCGCTCTGTTTTTTCCATCGACATACTGATTTCCTACAATATAAAGATCGGTTAAACTAGTCGATACCTTGATCCAAAGTTCCTCACTATCCAAGTACCCTTCTTTTTTTGCGACAACCTTGTAGTTTCCTTCTTTTTCAAAAAGATATGAACTACCTGTTATGGGTTGATCATCAATGTAAATAGCAGCTTCTATTGCGGCATCTTCAAGGTAAACTTTGAAAGTTACTTCCTCATTTTCTTCTACTTCAGACAGGGAGCTGAACAAATTCAACTGCTTATCTTCTACAACTTCAACCTCTTGATGGATACCATCGTCCTTTGAACAAGACCAAAAAATAGCCATAAAGCATAGCATTAGCCCTAGGTAGATTCTAAACTGTTTCTTTTCTTTTTTCATTTGTATTCTTCTTTTAGTGTATTCAAGTGAGAACCTTCTTCCGTTCTTTTAAAAACATTCCGCAAATTACCTATGGATAACTGGAGTGTTGTACTCGTTAGCTGGGTTATTCTCATAGGTACTTCACCAGCTTTAGTAGTAATGAATAAAGTGTCCTTACCCACTAGTCGATAGGTACTCGCCAGTATCTCACTATCTACACAACCTTCCTCTTCCTCTTCATAGGATTGACCTAAAAAGGTATAATCAGCGAAAAAATGATAAAACGATTCCCTTTCACAAGCGGTTAAAGACACCTCCACTTCACCTCTAAACTCCTTATCTCTCATCCATTTACCACGGATAAACTCTTCGGTTGTAAGTTTACGTGTTTTAAACACACCTATTTTACTATTACTCGTATTTCCTTTAGCGTCTTTGGCAACAACATACCAATAGTAAGTTGTATCAGGGCTGAGTATATTTTGTAAACGATAGGTGGTTGTTCTTAAGTTTTCTACAGGCCTACTTTGTGGTAAATCAATCGTATCCAAATACAAGGTATAATATATTTCTCGGTCATCCGATAGACGAATTGCCTGCCATTCAAAGGTAAGTCCTTCAAAATCCACCTCCATTAATTGATCTGCTGGTGTTAGCAATACCGCTTGTTCTAGTTCAACATAAGCTGCATCATCATTCTTTGAACAGCTTAAAAAAAGTGCTATTCCTACCATTATTCCAACCAAGCGCCTGCCTTGTTGAAACAAGGTATTTCTCCCATTTTTCATTCTTATTGTACCCATGAGACTATAAATTAAATTCAAATACTTCAGTGATAGTAAATTTTCCTTCGGTCATATTCAACTTAGCTCCTATTCCATCAAGCGGATATACATCAAAACTGAACGTACCTGAAAGTTTTGTATAACCTTCCACTCCTGTTGGATAGCCAAAAACGGTTTGCTCCCCAACCTCAGCACTTGTTATTTCTAAAGTTCCTACTTGTTTATCCGGATGATTGGCATCACCTGAAACATAGGTTGTCGTAGCGCGAAGGGCTCGATCCGAATTAAAAATGCCCCATGCAGTCCCTACTTCGAATTCTTTAAGGACAAGCGGATAGACCCCCTTAGGATCTTTAAACTTCTGCGCTGGAATTGCTACATATAATCCCATAGTTTCAACAAGATCCTCTTCAGTAGCGCTGTTGGTATCTATAATGCTGTGTGCACTAATGTAAAGGTAAAAATAAATTTCTCCTTGTGTATTTTCTTGTTGCTCTGTAAGGAGGGTAGTCAAACTAGACTGCCAATCTTCTCCATTTACCTTCATAGACAATTGGGTTTTCCCTTCTCCTAGAGACGTTGAATCCGCCAAATCATTCTTTGAGCAGGAGGTAATCGTCCACCCAAATAGTAGTAAAATAATTAGACTTCCGAAGCTAGTAGTAAAAATTGTTCTCATACTTCATTTTTTTATAAAGAAAAATTATACCCTACACGCAAAGCAAGGAAATTCGTTTGATCAACAAGTTGATAGCGTAGCCCTAAATCCCAATCTCCAAATTCATAACCACCACCTAAGCCAACTGAAAACTTTGTTGCCGAATTCGTTCCAGATGCACCGTCAAATAGACCTGCTACTCCTTTTACATTCACTTTTGATTGCAAAAAAGCAACCCCCACCTGAGGTTCAGCATAGAAGCCACCAAATGTATGGCGATAGCCAAATTGAAGAGGAATCATGCCTACATGTCCACTAACAAACGTATCGCTTTTTACACCAAAATGGATATATCCCAGTGTAGCTGTTAGATCAGCATCCGCATTTAATCCATAAAAGACCTTAGCTGAGGCACCAAAACCAGTAGCGTAGACATCGCCAAAAGTTCCCATAGGCAAGGCTAACTCCGCACCGATGCCCAACTTTCGAAATCCTTCTTGCGCTTGTACCGTATTAAAAAGCAATACAGCAATCATTAAAGTATATATATATTTCATTCTATTTCGTATTTGTATGTTTCGTTTTTTTATTTTAATAAGTTAAATTCTAATGCTATAGCGTTTTACAATCCTCTAATCCTGCTTGATTGACATTGTTATAGGTAATGCGTTCTCCACCTGTTAATACACTAGGTTGCTGTTGATAGAGAACACAAGAAAATATACCTTCAAAATGCGTATCTTCAAGTGATAGTCTACTATTTTTATCAAGTGCTACTGCTCCCCTATACAAATGATATGCTTTAGGATTTCCTCCTGCATGTAGGATTTCAACATGTTTAAGTTGGTTGTTTGGGCTAGAATTATGATAAATAATATTACCCCAACTTCCTGCTGCTGCCGTTTCTCCTCTTATTATAATTTTTTCATCCGCCGTTCCAACAGCTT contains the following coding sequences:
- a CDS encoding CHAT domain-containing protein; protein product: MKKIIVFCVIFYSIFVPAQTSWQGHTKKADSLDLNQHFKRAIDYREKAIELAEKENKYIRKSLSAQLRFTQAEYLIATSKAYKEGYDEMLESVEVLMELRGHLGDKSEINPEKISHMHRRLGMISYNFLRSKQQAYEHIKQQVIYNKMSKEVDSILLLKSYHSLALVTTNLGAFQESLTYFNELIDLAQKRKDNTMLAIAYRDLSVLYSDRFLYMRSKSLKYLELARTVSESTTESSIYYLINIYMDLGIAETNIGNYKKAEGYLTKGIELYRNNKDSIQRLRQSPIGVSQELAYYTNMIWLYSAENNESMLVKVLSEIESLVQTEKLRSYEYDTYTYALQLAGEFYARKESEKALEYFKKALKINKQYGEVDQHSELNGKIAVFFLQKKAYSKVLQLVTVLEKNPTNTSLVKQNLSFSKAKALLELKRTTEAMQEINKLINENTPVAFHLLSDEVINYQPGYNIQNASRYCSLAESLPSTNEDLLFLKEKLYWLALVEFQSNLGTTPLNDKLQQTFDQIVSGLLTFASNGTFSNQKNNQLLTFMEVVTSQDLINTFLLKRRMTGNQQLYDLVEQEQETRAYLTYLKKEYLKSKSQHIAQNIFEKEKELRDQTSHLLASYKQGIAFSIPEIQVEELVNKKIVKFKVSGDKLVKIELDKGKVTYQPIENYADLKLDIETYLYSLTNVSTPIDVIKKQGNHLFNRLFPAGFENSPLTVIIADDILHYLPFEVLVHNNKYLIEEHTISYAPNFFFLNKQKEFKTSTSTKQVVLFAPEYEGKVRANIQAVRGSNYSLKGAEEEIMEIAKLIPNKIFKGPSASKSNFKSLREEISILHLAMHSDLNYEDVELSNLVFSNTEQDHKMYISELYGLNLQADLAVLSACNTGIGGFKDGGNLVSIRQAFNTAGIPTTIASLWNAPDLSTKQIMISFYKQLLEQDDKATALRIAKLKYLEMTEEEQLKHPFYWAGFILSGDESSLVLAKEPNKKNGISYVFAILCVVTFLFFILKRKKI
- a CDS encoding RNA polymerase sigma factor codes for the protein MSREKRVIKQIQAGEQKAIEEVYMLYKKEFTLFAGRFAISEQDTADIYQDSIIAMYENILAGDLKVFSSSIKTYLFAIGKYKIYNRLNVKIVTEDFVDYEFLLKQEKEEEWAIEEEQLAQVLSSYQLLGHRCQEVLTLFYYENLSMEQIKQKLNYASSDVVKSQKSRCIKQLKALVFKTK
- a CDS encoding outer membrane beta-barrel protein, producing the protein MKYIYTLMIAVLLFNTVQAQEGFRKLGIGAELALPMGTFGDVYATGFGASAKVFYGLNADADLTATLGYIHFGVKSDTFVSGHVGMIPLQFGYRHTFGGFYAEPQVGVAFLQSKVNVKGVAGLFDGASGTNSATKFSVGLGGGYEFGDWDLGLRYQLVDQTNFLALRVGYNFSL
- a CDS encoding fibronectin type III domain-containing protein, whose translation is MGTIRMKNGRNTLFQQGRRLVGIMVGIALFLSCSKNDDAAYVELEQAVLLTPADQLMEVDFEGLTFEWQAIRLSDDREIYYTLYLDTIDLPQSRPVENLRTTTYRLQNILSPDTTYYWYVVAKDAKGNTSNSKIGVFKTRKLTTEEFIRGKWMRDKEFRGEVEVSLTACERESFYHFFADYTFLGQSYEEEEEGCVDSEILASTYRLVGKDTLFITTKAGEVPMRITQLTSTTLQLSIGNLRNVFKRTEEGSHLNTLKEEYK